A single window of Vigna unguiculata cultivar IT97K-499-35 chromosome 1, ASM411807v1, whole genome shotgun sequence DNA harbors:
- the LOC114165262 gene encoding uncharacterized protein LOC114165262: MAKLRLDAAELVKIRQVLKDKEIELGDKETELTNLRVKVDELTPKMEAYETQVQGLVEKCKKLENEKEEMADQLCTTLNQGFQLALNQVKILCPEADISGADITKEVVDGQLVEITDD; encoded by the coding sequence ATGGCGAAACTCCGATTAGACGCCGCCGAGCTCGTCAAGATCCGTCAAGTCTTGAAAGACAAAGAAATTGAACTCGGTGACAAAGAAACTGAGTTGACAAATCTGAGGGTTAAGGTCGATGAGCTGACTCCGAAGATGGAAGCTTATGAAACTCAGGTTCAAGGATTGGTGGAAAAATGCAAGAAACtggaaaatgaaaaggaagaaatgGCCGACCAGTTATGCACCACTTTGAATCAAGGGTTTCAACTGGCTTTGAACCAAGTCAAAATACTCTGCCCCGAGGCTGATATTTCAGGTGCTGATATTACCAAGGAGGTGGTGGATGGCCAACTCGTTGAGATAACTGATGATTAA